The stretch of DNA aagaaaaattacttttgcataatttatatgtacatcactaattaataagtaattattcagattaggacattgatatgtttatataacaatattcagccttttcatttctataaggGTTAATGACttgaccctgtagggtgtttatttagcaatatgattgcatagacatttaaatttataattcacATAAACACTGCTATAAAATgcattgtttttcaattttggaTAGTTGAAACAATACATGGTAATGAACAAGGTATTAATAAtcctaaaatattcaaattttgtattctgCCTACATAGAAGTAGTGGAgaaaagaatgaaattgaattttcaatcttctagaaacatgactctcaatggttatctttatctgtataaaatgtatatatttagctataatacTATGCAACTACAACAAGACTTTACtatactattttgtgttaaaataagctttaaAAGTCTTAttgcccagtattgcccagtattacccatttctgggagtattgcccagcccaggaAAACCCGGGAATTCCCGCCCGGGTTTTCCcaggcgggtaatactttgccaaccctgcatTATTATGCtgctgcataccaaatatcattgacctaccagtATTGATTATTGTAAACTGACTCTGGTGGATAGAtcatagttgtcttattggtgtCATTagatcataccacaacttctcattgtttttttttaactaatcacAAACTATTAACATGTAAACTATGCATTCTAGTGGTTCCACTTACACTGACCccaacacaaactaatacattgtcgATGCTGCCACCAGAAACAGCACGCATTAGTTTACTCTCACCAACATCATTCAgtagtcaggggacttacttaaatgagtgattttctaaatcactgattcaagtaacataatttccataaaggttgggagtaagagttgtctctctttaataatcacctatttaagtagtacaaattaatcactagaagaagtgtttaattttattttacctttaagtatagaatactaatgatccagggactaattatgtttctaaaattatcagaaccaacatctatgttgataggatgaccaggtcatttcaggtgatgaccttgtactgaatctaggataatgacataaaaatcacttgtttagtacatgtatcattattttaataacccccactaatttcaacacccctgaacagtgaaatttttatcacgaacagtagaattttattacataatctgaaagataaaaccttgaactttacaggaaaaatactcccactgctgtgattctgtaagtgatttaaaaatcacttatttcaatagTCAAAAAAGGCATTTCACCTGAGAACTAACCAatataatatcattttatttcataatagCTAAGCTGCTATGACTATGTTATTTGAAGGATGTATGAACCACCAATATGATAAAAGACAAAAGTTAAAGTCAATGAAATGAAAAGAGTTATGCATGGACATCACTCCTTTCATGCCTTTTGAGTagcagtatttatatttcataaactttgtaaatatatgtaaCATTATggcatataaaataaaacatgtataaagcACAGGTAAACACCACCTACACTAAAAGTAAAGTAATGTAAGTTTATACTAAACAAGGACATATAACATTAACAATATATACGTCCTTGTAGAAAGTTATGAACTTTGATTATATGAATTACTAACATCCATCAATTTTATTCATGCAAGATCAGTGGGTTAAAAAGCACTTAATTttgctacatgtatattcaaaacaGTTCTTTCATTCACAGCTTTTAATAAACTGACCTAAGTAATATTTACTTAGTCTTATTTACTAGTAGTGAAATTTCACACAAAAAGTATACCTGCCAGAACATGTCATGTGCATATACACAGATACATACAAGTTTTGAACATTAAACGTAGATTGCAATATTGAAAGGCTACTTTATTAGTTAAATCTATCTTGATCATATTGTGTGTATAAATGAATGTGAATATTGACAAATGCATCTGCATACAAAATAAAACCACACATAATGAACTATGTATAGACATTCATAATTGTTTCAATTCTCACTCTACAAAGAGGACATACTCTACGATCAACATTTCTTAATCTTGCAATTGTATTTCCACAACTGAGACACAAACACAAATGTCTACACGGTAAAATTAAAACAGATTTATCATTATCCTGACAAACAACACACTTCAATTTCTCCTTCTccttttcaatttctttttggaAATCTTCTGACGTATGTACGCCTCCATTACACGGAGTGGTTGATCTACGTAAATTATAACTAGCACTATTTACAGGAGGCAATTGAATATCAATTGAGGAATCACTATCTGACAACTCTTCATCGTCTGTTGTCAGGTCATCAACCTCATACTCTTCCACCTCTTCATCGTCAGCCTCAGATGATGCCACTGTGATATCACTATCATCTTCATTTTGTCCTTCAGAATCATCTTCATTGTCTGAGAAATCAAATCCAAAAGTAGGTCTAACTCTTGCATATTGAGCGTCAAAGTTTTCCTGAATTCCAGGGAAGGTCATACCACGTTGCTTTAAAGATCTGAACACATTGGCAAGTATCCAAATCACAAGAAGGCAAAATATAAGGCCTATGTATGTTTCTCTCTTCAGGTATATCAAGTCAATCATACTGTAATATATCGTATCAGTGACATATCTTACACCCTCAGCGAACCCCATCATTCCACTGTCAATGTTCAACCAAAATGATGATAAACACCATTTCAATGTTTTAAATAAGGTAACCATTCCTTCAGAGCCACTTGTTCCAATCGTAGATATTCCATCAGTTATTTGATTGAAGGTTATAACTGCATAATATGACGTTAAGTTATATATCTTTATAAGGATTTCTTTGAAACTAAATGCACCATTGGTACATAAGCGGAAGAGCCATACTGCATTAATTGCAATAAAATGCAGCAAAATCTCAATGCATTGATATAACGAATACAGAACAGACCCAAGAAAAACCATGAATTTCCATAGTACTAAAACTAGTGCATGCAGGAGTCCAAATATTTCTACCAAAAAGTCGAATGCAGAGGATATGACGTTTGAGAGGATGCTGtttataactttaaaaatgtTCACTGTCGTTGTAATAATATCTTGGAAAGTTTCAACAGTAACTGTCACAGCCTTGAAGTTAAATTCCACTAAattaatgataaatgtataaacaTACAATGCAAAGCTTCCCAAGGAATCATAAATAGTTTGAATGTATGCCAATATACTCATCTTCAAACCTGAGGTCTCGGATttggattttaaatatgtttacttCATTTTCCTGTACTCATATGAAAGTGTCTTCATTTATTGTCAGTTTGTCATCGTGATCGGATTGGTTTACGCATTCTTTTTAGTATCATGAGCAGCTTTCTGTTGTTTACACTTGCAAAGTTTTTTCTGATTTTTAACCGGAAACGTAAAGTAGAATGACGAGTCTAAATAATGTCTGACTAAACCCGGACAACGACTAGACTGCGTTTCGAACTTTTCAGACTATATATATGTTGAATGTCAATTTGAAGTAACATTTGATTCATGGCTTGGTGATTTGTTTATCCATTAAAAGACCCACTTAACGCTATTTCATTTAAAGATAAAACAGATATAGACTGATGCATTTAAGACCGTGGTTTTGAAACAAACGATAAACCGAATAATTGTTCGGCTTTCCTTTGAGGACATAAATTAAACTGTGACAAACTCAAGATATATTTGTTCCTTTTTATACTACCACAGCAATTATTTTCTTGATATGTCAAGATTAGATGAAGTGGGCTTAttctaagatacatgtataaacaatacaCCCGAgaaatgaggcccctcatgggggggtcctagtaatcacataatcaccatttttttgccaatataatcacataatcattaaatatttgcttatctttagtaatcaaataatcataaactaaaaatacagtcctaggtaatcaaataatcatgaaatatttggcttaataatcaaataatcattaaaaaaacggccaagtaatcacataatcaaaaaccccatgagggccctcagaaATAAAAATAGCGCTATGCGTGTCCCCCGTTAAAGTGCTATAAATACAcccaatcaacatgtttaacgtATAGCCAATACACACGCCCTAATATACATACACACACGCGGCAGAATAGACATATACACGCGCCATAATATACTAATACACGCTGCCtgactatatatacatatacacgcCCCAAAATATACTCATCCAAGCGCCGGAttcatgaatgaatgaataaattattcaatattttattttcaaaagcatAAATAACATGCTATAGCAATAAACAGACAGTATAAAAGGTACAATAATTAATTCACAATATTCACAGAGAATATCTCAGCTTCGCCTTACAAGACTTAGTTAGTTTAGTTGACAAATTCTTTAAATTGATTTCTCTCTGAATTTGACATTTCAAGTTGACAatcttttataatttcttttttattaagcTCAAATTTGCTTAGAAATAATAACCAGTCTTTTCAAAAAATGATGTCtggcataggcggatccaggggttagggggggggggggggggctggagaCCCGGCCCCCCcctttgtgggaaaaatttggttgattatatagggaatcattgaagcatgactggagcgggcccgccttaggtcagtcagcgcccccccccccccccccccttagcaAAAGTTCTGGATCCTGAGTCTGGATCGGCCACTGAGTCTGTACGTTTTGACTGAGATAATTATCATAATTTGAGTTTAGTTTGGAAAAATTTCAGTTCAAAGCCAGTTGAAAAATTGACTTTAATATTTCTACCTAGTGATGATGAGAATACGATTTTTCCTTTTTCatgtaatttcttttaaaatcagttataattattattattgtaaCTAACAAGTTGTTTTTAACGTCTCATTAATTAGTGTTTTTTACCATGCATATcacttttcaaaagaaaatttggTTCAGAGTGTAATATGATAAACTGCAGGTGTGCGTCTACTAAGACCGACATCACTTTTTGTGTTTAAACATTGATAAATaattacaattttaaattttatatatatcttaaagaCTTTTACCAAGACGTTTTAACATTCTTAAAATAGTGCTGTCTTTGAACAGTCGGACAGTGAATacttaatttatacatttttatgttttgttgaCAAACTTCGAATGCTGCATGTTGATGTATAAATCTAAGCTATTCGTAAAACTAATCAACTGCAAAGAATAATAACTGAGCATTTGAATACTGAGCGAGAAAGTTCGAAAAGAAACAAATGGAGTAGACTGCTATGACACGTATGTCAGAGACGTGTTGGACTGTACTGAGCCTGTATCCGTGTAGGACAATCAGAAGTCTAAGAAGATGCTGactttatgttttctttattgtgttttttCACTAGTTTCAATatttggatttttattttttacactaGAGATACATGAACTGATTTTCTGGTGTTATCAGCTTATTCCAGCTGGCATTGCACTGGTTCCAATTTTTAAACAGGTCATCAAATTCTTTTTATCATGGATGCATTTTATGTTCCACATATGTGAAATATGTGTTTACTTAGCAATTCATATTTTTTCCTTTCTGGTGACACTGATTTCTATTTGCATGCCATATTTGAGCAAACCAATTTACATCatgtgttctttttttaaatggatgTATTCAGAGATATGGAGAGGAATTTATTTGCGAGGAAACCCATTTTTAACACTTTTGAGCTGGATTATGATTATGTGTACTTTTTTGTTGTGTGTTGTCAATATTTTTCTACAAAGGACAGTTCCTAGAAATGTTCAGAACAGACAGAGACATGGTCATAATAGAAATGACCATAGAAATGTTCAGAACAGACAGAGAAATGGTCAGAATATAAA from Mytilus galloprovincialis chromosome 2, xbMytGall1.hap1.1, whole genome shotgun sequence encodes:
- the LOC143063343 gene encoding uncharacterized protein LOC143063343; its protein translation is MSILAYIQTIYDSLGSFALYVYTFIINLVEFNFKAVTVTVETFQDIITTTVNIFKVINSILSNVISSAFDFLVEIFGLLHALVLVLWKFMVFLGSVLYSLYQCIEILLHFIAINAVWLFRLCTNGAFSFKEILIKIYNLTSYYAVITFNQITDGISTIGTSGSEGMVTLFKTLKWCLSSFWLNIDSGMMGFAEGVRYVTDTIYYSMIDLIYLKRETYIGLIFCLLVIWILANVFRSLKQRGMTFPGIQENFDAQYARVRPTFGFDFSDNEDDSEGQNEDDSDITVASSEADDEEVEEYEVDDLTTDDEELSDSDSSIDIQLPPVNSASYNLRRSTTPCNGGVHTSEDFQKEIEKEKEKLKCVVCQDNDKSVLILPCRHLCLCLSCGNTIARLRNVDRRVCPLCRVRIETIMNVYT